One region of Termitidicoccus mucosus genomic DNA includes:
- a CDS encoding Gfo/Idh/MocA family protein — translation MKTHHIGIIMNGVTGRMGTNQHLVRSILAIRAQGGVRLPDGDVIMPDPLLVGRNLDKLSALARAHGIDAARVGTDLDAALRDPANQIYFDSQTTDRRAEGVRKAIAAKKAIYCEKPTAVDTATALALYKEAAAAGLKNGVVQDKLWLPGLLKLKLLIDSGFFGQILSVRGEFGYWVFEGDLQPAQRPSWNYRKEDGGGMAIDMLCHWRYVIDNLFGNVTSVSCHTATHIPERIDEKGSRYACTADDSAYATFKTDQGILLHFNSSWCVRVRRDDLLTLQVDGTKGSAVAGLRDCWTQRAEATPRPVWNPDIPQPIPFFDGWQKMPDYTTFENAFKVQWELFLKHVVIGTPFRWTLLEGAKGVQLAEKGLESSEKRRWLDLEKLA, via the coding sequence ATGAAAACACACCACATCGGCATCATCATGAACGGCGTCACCGGGCGCATGGGCACCAACCAGCACCTCGTCCGATCCATTCTCGCCATCCGCGCGCAAGGCGGCGTGCGCCTCCCCGACGGCGACGTCATCATGCCCGACCCGCTCCTCGTCGGACGCAACCTCGACAAACTCAGCGCCCTCGCCCGCGCCCACGGCATCGACGCCGCCCGCGTCGGCACCGACCTCGACGCCGCGCTCCGCGACCCCGCCAACCAAATCTACTTCGACTCCCAGACCACGGACCGCCGTGCCGAAGGCGTCCGCAAGGCCATCGCCGCCAAAAAAGCCATCTACTGCGAAAAACCCACCGCCGTCGACACCGCCACCGCGCTCGCCCTCTACAAGGAAGCCGCCGCCGCCGGCCTGAAAAACGGCGTCGTGCAGGACAAACTCTGGCTCCCCGGCCTCCTGAAGCTCAAGCTCCTCATCGACTCCGGCTTTTTTGGCCAAATCCTCTCCGTGCGCGGCGAGTTCGGCTACTGGGTTTTCGAAGGCGACCTCCAGCCCGCGCAACGCCCCTCCTGGAACTACCGCAAGGAGGACGGCGGCGGCATGGCCATCGACATGCTCTGCCACTGGCGCTACGTCATCGACAACCTCTTCGGCAACGTCACCAGCGTCTCCTGCCACACCGCCACGCACATCCCCGAACGCATCGACGAAAAAGGCAGCCGCTACGCCTGCACCGCCGACGACTCCGCCTACGCCACCTTCAAGACCGACCAAGGCATTCTCCTCCACTTCAACTCCTCCTGGTGTGTGCGTGTCCGCCGCGACGACCTCCTCACGCTGCAAGTTGACGGCACCAAAGGCAGCGCCGTCGCCGGCCTGCGCGACTGCTGGACCCAGCGCGCCGAGGCGACCCCGCGCCCGGTCTGGAACCCCGACATCCCGCAACCCATTCCGTTCTTCGACGGCTGGCAGAAGATGCCCGACTACACGACCTTCGAGAACGCCTTCAAAGTCCAATGGGAACTCTTTCTCAAGCATGTCGTCATCGGCACACCCTTCCGCTGGACGCTCCTCGAAGGGGCCAAGGGCGTGCAACTCGCCGAAAAAGGCCTCGAATCCAGCGAAAAACGCCGCTGGCTCGACCTCGAAAAACTCGCCTGA
- a CDS encoding sugar phosphate isomerase/epimerase family protein: MHRLCIHTITTKPWSIAEAVRNYAAAGVRHITVWRDAIAPHTPAEAGKLIRDHGLSVTSLCRGGFFPALAAAVRVKAIDENRRCIDEAAALGAPHVVLVCGATPGQSLAESRKQITDGIAALLPHAAAAGVKLAIEPLHPMYAGDRSAVNTMAQARTLCRSLASPHVGIAADTYHIWWDDDLENQLTLAARENLLLAYHVCDWRVPTTDFLNDRGLMGEGAIPLRAITAWVNRTGYTGPIEVEIFSTRLWAADQHVFLKNIITAYRDHVI, encoded by the coding sequence ATGCACCGCCTCTGTATCCACACGATCACGACAAAACCCTGGTCCATCGCCGAGGCCGTGCGCAACTACGCCGCCGCCGGCGTGCGTCACATCACCGTCTGGCGCGACGCCATCGCGCCGCACACCCCCGCCGAGGCCGGCAAACTCATCCGCGACCACGGCCTCTCCGTCACCTCCCTCTGCCGCGGAGGATTTTTCCCTGCGCTCGCCGCCGCCGTCCGCGTCAAGGCCATCGACGAAAACCGCCGCTGCATCGACGAGGCCGCCGCGCTCGGCGCGCCGCACGTCGTCCTCGTCTGCGGCGCCACCCCCGGCCAGTCCCTCGCCGAGTCCCGCAAACAAATCACCGACGGCATCGCCGCGCTCCTCCCCCATGCCGCCGCCGCCGGCGTGAAACTCGCCATCGAGCCCCTCCACCCCATGTATGCCGGCGACCGTTCCGCCGTGAACACCATGGCCCAGGCCCGCACCCTGTGCCGCTCCCTCGCCTCCCCGCACGTCGGCATCGCCGCCGACACCTACCACATCTGGTGGGACGACGACCTCGAAAACCAGCTCACCCTCGCCGCCCGCGAAAACCTCCTCCTCGCCTACCACGTCTGCGACTGGCGCGTTCCCACCACCGATTTCCTCAACGACCGCGGCCTCATGGGCGAAGGCGCCATCCCCCTCCGCGCAATCACCGCCTGGGTCAACCGCACGGGCTACACCGGTCCCATCGAGGTCGAGATTTTCTCCACCCGCCTCTGGGCCGCCGACCAGCACGTGTTTCTGAAAAACATCATCACCGCCTACCGCGACCACGTTATATAA
- a CDS encoding glycosyl hydrolase yields the protein MISLDPTLTPRSLATAAARVFTAAAPKITSLHRAWNPAKGTPVFTINGRYTSRGWTEWTQGFQFGMPILHYAATGDKTMLALGRDGTLRHMATHVSHIGVHDHGFNNVSTYANLLHLARAGLAPASDGDIAFYELALKISGAVQAARWTDLPENLGYIYSFNGPHSLFADTVRSLRALALSHRLGHVLMGERDRRISLLERLLRHAETTARFNVYFGAGRDLYDIRGRVAHESIFNLNDGSYRCPSSQQGYSAFTTWTRGLSWILCGYPEQLEFLSTLPDSEFKPFGGKAPTLARLLETAQATADFYIGHTPTDGIPYWDTGAPGLARLGDYLDRPAEPYNDHEPVDSSAAAISAQGLIRLGNYLKKKDPKASSRYLAAGLATARTLFGDTYLSTNPRHQGLLLHSVYHRPNNWDHIPKGRKVPCGESCLWGDYHLLELALLIQRMAEGKYYTFFAF from the coding sequence ATGATCTCCCTCGACCCAACGCTCACGCCCCGCTCTCTCGCCACCGCCGCCGCGCGCGTCTTCACCGCCGCCGCCCCCAAAATCACCTCCCTGCACCGCGCCTGGAACCCCGCCAAAGGCACGCCCGTCTTCACCATCAACGGCCGCTACACCTCGCGCGGCTGGACCGAGTGGACCCAAGGCTTCCAGTTTGGCATGCCCATCCTTCACTACGCAGCCACCGGCGACAAAACCATGCTCGCCCTTGGTCGCGACGGCACCCTCCGCCACATGGCCACTCACGTCAGCCACATCGGCGTCCACGATCACGGCTTCAACAACGTCTCCACCTACGCCAACCTTCTCCACCTCGCCCGCGCCGGACTCGCTCCCGCCTCCGACGGTGACATCGCCTTCTACGAACTGGCCCTCAAAATCTCCGGCGCCGTCCAGGCCGCCCGCTGGACCGATCTCCCGGAAAATCTCGGTTACATCTACTCCTTCAACGGTCCCCACTCCCTCTTCGCCGACACCGTCCGCTCCCTTCGCGCCCTCGCCCTCTCCCATCGCCTCGGCCATGTCCTCATGGGCGAACGCGACCGCCGCATCTCCCTGCTCGAACGCCTTCTCCGTCACGCCGAGACCACCGCCCGCTTCAACGTCTATTTCGGCGCCGGACGTGACCTCTACGATATCCGCGGGCGCGTCGCCCACGAATCCATTTTCAACCTCAACGACGGCTCCTACCGCTGCCCCTCTTCCCAGCAAGGCTACTCCGCCTTCACCACCTGGACCCGCGGCCTCTCCTGGATACTTTGCGGCTACCCCGAACAACTCGAATTTCTCTCCACCCTGCCCGACTCCGAATTCAAGCCCTTCGGCGGAAAAGCCCCAACTCTCGCCCGCCTGCTCGAAACCGCGCAGGCCACCGCCGATTTCTACATCGGGCACACGCCCACCGACGGCATTCCCTACTGGGACACCGGCGCGCCCGGCCTCGCCCGCCTCGGCGACTACCTCGACCGCCCCGCCGAGCCCTACAACGACCACGAACCCGTGGACAGCTCCGCCGCCGCCATCAGCGCCCAGGGCCTCATCCGCCTCGGCAACTACCTCAAAAAGAAGGACCCGAAAGCCTCCTCCCGCTACCTCGCCGCCGGCCTCGCCACCGCGCGCACGCTCTTTGGCGACACCTACCTCTCCACCAACCCGCGCCACCAAGGGCTCCTCCTGCACAGCGTGTATCATCGCCCCAACAACTGGGACCACATCCCCAAGGGCCGCAAAGTCCCCTGCGGCGAATCCTGTCTCTGGGGCGACTACCACCTCCTCGAACTCGCGCTCCTCATCCAACGCATGGCGGAAGGGAAATACTACACCTTCTTCGCCTTCTAA
- a CDS encoding 3-ketoacyl-ACP reductase: MPNTSAPRSSIENRESKIENPPPSVLVTGASRGLGRGIALQLAAAGCSVAINYAGNRAAADETAALCRAAAPRPDAQRFVPIQADISSAADRRRLVAETLSALGSLDALVNNAGIAPKIRVDITEATEESFEHLIRTNLQGPYFLTQTVANHWLATRPACAIPGGFKIIYVTSTSANTASVSRGDYCISKAGLAMAAQLWALRLAAENIQVIELRPGIMATDMTAAVKGKYDRFLADGNVPQNRWGTPEDVGLAVRAVIEGRLPFSTGAVIPIDGGFTLRRL, encoded by the coding sequence ATGCCCAACACGTCCGCCCCGCGCTCCTCAATCGAAAATCGAGAATCGAAAATCGAAAATCCGCCGCCCTCCGTCCTCGTCACCGGAGCCAGCCGCGGACTCGGACGCGGCATCGCCCTCCAGCTTGCTGCCGCCGGCTGCTCCGTCGCCATCAACTACGCCGGCAACCGCGCCGCCGCCGATGAGACCGCCGCGCTCTGCCGCGCCGCCGCGCCGCGCCCCGACGCGCAACGCTTCGTCCCCATCCAGGCCGACATCTCCAGCGCCGCCGACCGCCGCCGCCTCGTCGCCGAAACCCTCTCCGCCCTCGGCTCCCTCGACGCCCTCGTCAACAACGCCGGCATCGCCCCAAAAATCCGCGTCGACATCACCGAGGCCACCGAGGAATCCTTCGAACACCTCATCCGCACCAACCTCCAGGGCCCGTATTTTCTCACCCAGACCGTCGCCAACCACTGGCTCGCCACCCGCCCCGCCTGCGCGATTCCGGGCGGCTTCAAAATCATCTACGTCACCTCCACCTCGGCCAACACCGCCTCCGTCTCGCGCGGCGACTACTGCATCTCCAAGGCCGGCCTCGCCATGGCCGCGCAACTCTGGGCGCTGCGCCTCGCCGCCGAAAACATCCAAGTCATCGAACTGCGCCCCGGCATCATGGCCACCGACATGACCGCCGCCGTGAAAGGCAAATACGACCGATTCCTCGCCGACGGCAACGTTCCGCAAAACCGCTGGGGCACGCCCGAGGACGTCGGGCTCGCCGTGCGCGCCGTCATCGAAGGCCGCCTCCCGTTTTCCACCGGCGCCGTCATCCCCATCGACGGCGGCTTCACCCTGCGGAGACTCTAG
- a CDS encoding AraC family transcriptional regulator, with protein sequence MRHFRSLLIEKAEVRMPGLHVMRFALHRHLAEHASVELHRHAWCQVLLYLHGRGVQALASRHGVVEARVEPGTLVVLPPGARHAFQRREARAPLCLMVDFRLKGARKRGVEVCNLGRSELAQVRQHVAHLLNSQEGAGSALRWESAPAVLQLLAMFLRAAGWLGRLPSSPADGAGAGGAVRQLLLKMRTDDSLGEVVRRSGYQRDYLNRLVKRATGLTLGQYRAQQRLARAKELLGQGMRVADVAAETGMPDQSYFARWFRRQTGRVPSAWGRAG encoded by the coding sequence ATGAGACATTTCCGTTCGCTGTTGATCGAGAAGGCCGAGGTGCGGATGCCGGGGCTGCACGTGATGCGGTTTGCGCTGCACCGGCATCTGGCGGAGCACGCGTCGGTGGAGCTGCACCGGCACGCGTGGTGCCAGGTGCTGCTTTATCTGCACGGGCGCGGGGTGCAGGCGCTAGCCTCCCGCCACGGCGTGGTGGAGGCGCGGGTGGAGCCGGGGACGCTGGTGGTGCTGCCGCCGGGCGCGCGGCATGCGTTTCAGCGGCGGGAGGCGCGGGCGCCGTTGTGCCTGATGGTGGATTTCCGGTTGAAGGGCGCGCGGAAGCGCGGGGTGGAGGTGTGCAATCTCGGGCGTTCGGAACTGGCGCAGGTGCGGCAGCATGTGGCGCATTTGCTCAACTCGCAGGAAGGCGCGGGCAGCGCGTTGCGGTGGGAGAGCGCGCCGGCGGTGTTGCAGTTGCTGGCGATGTTTCTGCGAGCGGCGGGATGGCTGGGGCGGCTGCCGTCATCGCCGGCGGACGGGGCGGGCGCGGGGGGGGCGGTGCGGCAGTTGTTGTTGAAAATGCGCACGGACGATTCGCTGGGGGAGGTGGTGCGGCGCAGCGGTTATCAGCGGGATTACCTGAACCGGCTCGTGAAGCGCGCGACGGGGCTCACGCTGGGCCAGTATCGCGCGCAGCAACGGCTGGCGCGCGCGAAGGAACTGCTCGGGCAAGGCATGCGCGTGGCCGACGTGGCGGCGGAGACGGGGATGCCGGACCAGAGTTATTTCGCGCGGTGGTTCCGGCGGCAGACCGGCCGCGTGCCGTCGGCGTGGGGCCGGGCGGGATGA
- the pncB gene encoding nicotinate phosphoribosyltransferase produces MKFDLSFTGAPVTAFLDFYKWTMLQAMAHQLNHSGGVTLRYRHTVRTKNAGTARVKEALREALDAFEDRHVLLPDELGHARAIRFLKPVYVNDTLRDLRLHPKDMVRIGEKDGEVTVEVEGGIASSLLETLVLATVSELMTQLSFPTEAGRRAASDRGLDFLAGEIKKLKIAVAASPGKIFRLTEAGTRRRFTLAHHRRVMELIRNEMPGQLFGTSNIHFAFGMDLRPVGTQAHEFGMLFQQHGGTLKTFVSRSLQAWVEEYRGDLGYALPDVLTTKAFLESFDLYFAKLFDGVRHDSGDPHEWTRLVVSHFGKLGIDPASKFAVYSDGLDFAAALDLWRRYEGNPWKTSYLIGTFLSNNIPGHKALSQVMKLVAVNGQPVAKISDEPEKAVCDSPEFLAALKQTFGIV; encoded by the coding sequence ATGAAATTCGACCTTTCATTCACCGGCGCTCCCGTCACTGCGTTTCTTGACTTCTACAAATGGACGATGTTGCAGGCGATGGCGCACCAGCTCAACCACAGCGGCGGCGTGACCCTGCGCTACCGGCATACGGTGCGCACGAAAAATGCCGGGACCGCCCGCGTGAAGGAGGCGTTGCGCGAGGCGCTGGATGCGTTTGAGGACCGGCACGTGCTGCTGCCGGACGAACTCGGCCACGCGCGCGCCATCCGTTTCCTGAAACCGGTTTATGTGAACGACACGCTGCGCGACCTGCGGCTGCATCCCAAGGACATGGTGCGCATCGGCGAGAAGGACGGCGAGGTGACGGTCGAGGTGGAGGGCGGCATCGCGTCGTCATTGCTGGAGACGCTCGTGCTGGCGACCGTGTCGGAACTGATGACGCAGCTTTCGTTTCCGACCGAGGCCGGGCGCCGCGCGGCGAGCGACCGCGGGCTCGATTTTCTCGCGGGCGAGATCAAAAAGCTGAAAATCGCCGTCGCCGCCAGTCCGGGGAAAATCTTTCGCCTGACCGAGGCCGGCACGCGCCGCCGCTTCACGCTCGCGCATCATCGCCGCGTGATGGAACTGATCCGCAACGAAATGCCGGGGCAGCTTTTCGGCACGAGCAACATCCACTTCGCGTTCGGCATGGACCTGCGCCCGGTCGGCACGCAGGCGCACGAGTTTGGGATGCTGTTCCAGCAACACGGCGGCACGCTCAAGACCTTCGTGTCGCGCTCCCTCCAGGCGTGGGTCGAGGAATACCGGGGCGACCTCGGCTACGCGCTGCCGGATGTGCTCACGACCAAGGCGTTTCTGGAGAGTTTCGACTTGTATTTCGCCAAGCTCTTCGACGGCGTGCGCCACGACTCGGGTGATCCGCACGAATGGACGCGGCTGGTGGTTTCGCATTTCGGGAAACTCGGCATCGACCCGGCGTCGAAGTTTGCCGTGTATTCCGACGGGCTCGATTTCGCCGCGGCGCTGGACTTGTGGCGGCGTTACGAGGGCAACCCCTGGAAAACGAGCTATCTCATCGGCACGTTTTTATCGAACAACATCCCCGGCCACAAGGCGCTCAGCCAGGTGATGAAACTCGTCGCGGTCAACGGCCAGCCGGTCGCAAAAATTTCCGACGAGCCGGAGAAGGCCGTCTGCGACAGCCCCGAGTTTCTCGCGGCGCTGAAACAAACCTTCGGCATCGTGTGA
- a CDS encoding isochorismatase family protein yields the protein MPNYIPAAKPAAALIVVDVQRDFMTGGALAVPLADEKLPAPEGILPRVNGLMAGGGYARVVLTQDFHPAGHCSFASTLGVPLYAKGKTAAGRGQVAWPDHCVAGTAGAEFHPGLYARYANAIIRKGVNPAYDSYSGFADDGGEQTGLAGYLQSAGITAVDVAGIATDFCVKATALHAHENGFATRVLLGACAGVAAAGIEEAIAELRAAGVVVIE from the coding sequence ATGCCAAACTACATCCCCGCCGCCAAGCCCGCCGCCGCGCTCATCGTGGTGGACGTGCAGCGCGATTTCATGACGGGCGGCGCGCTGGCCGTGCCGCTCGCGGACGAAAAACTGCCCGCGCCCGAGGGCATCCTGCCCCGCGTGAACGGCCTCATGGCCGGCGGCGGTTATGCGCGCGTCGTGCTCACGCAGGATTTCCATCCGGCGGGGCACTGTTCGTTCGCGAGCACGCTGGGCGTGCCGCTTTACGCGAAGGGCAAAACCGCCGCCGGGCGCGGGCAGGTGGCCTGGCCCGACCATTGCGTGGCCGGCACCGCCGGCGCGGAATTTCACCCGGGGCTTTATGCGCGTTATGCCAACGCCATCATCCGCAAGGGGGTGAACCCCGCCTACGACAGCTACTCGGGTTTTGCCGACGACGGCGGCGAGCAAACCGGACTCGCCGGCTACCTGCAAAGCGCGGGCATCACGGCAGTGGACGTGGCGGGCATCGCGACGGATTTTTGCGTGAAAGCGACCGCGTTGCACGCGCACGAAAACGGATTCGCCACGCGCGTGCTGCTCGGCGCGTGCGCCGGCGTCGCCGCCGCGGGCATCGAGGAGGCCATCGCGGAATTGCGGGCGGCGGGCGTTGTAGTTATTGAATGA
- a CDS encoding NUDIX hydrolase — MSNDTRAPGDEPQLLHATRWLNLYQRGRWIYASRRKAGDPARIDGLNIIAFHETGADASGGRLCRRLVVIEEWRVPVQTWEFALPAGLLEPGEDLTACAGRELAEETGLALTWTGARSGTVFSSPGMSDETLAFIMVGCKGAPAENPGVEGEQIRVHLLDREGCRALLARNGRGEATLSSRLWPVLLAVAETGGFGGHEIG; from the coding sequence ATGAGCAACGACACGCGCGCACCGGGCGACGAACCGCAACTTCTCCATGCCACCCGCTGGCTGAATCTTTATCAGCGCGGGCGGTGGATTTATGCCAGCCGCCGCAAGGCCGGCGACCCCGCCCGCATCGACGGGCTGAACATCATCGCGTTTCACGAGACCGGCGCCGATGCGTCCGGCGGGCGTTTGTGCCGCCGGCTGGTCGTAATCGAGGAGTGGCGCGTGCCGGTGCAAACCTGGGAGTTTGCGCTGCCGGCGGGATTGCTGGAGCCGGGCGAGGATCTGACCGCCTGCGCGGGCCGCGAGCTGGCCGAGGAAACCGGTCTCGCGCTCACGTGGACCGGCGCGCGCAGCGGCACGGTTTTTTCCTCGCCCGGGATGAGCGACGAGACGCTGGCGTTCATCATGGTCGGCTGCAAGGGCGCTCCCGCCGAAAACCCCGGCGTGGAGGGCGAGCAAATCCGCGTGCATCTGCTCGACCGCGAAGGATGCCGCGCCTTGCTGGCGCGAAACGGGCGCGGCGAGGCCACGCTTTCCAGCCGTCTGTGGCCGGTGTTGCTTGCGGTCGCGGAGACCGGCGGTTTTGGCGGCCATGAGATCGGGTAG